AATTCCTAAGAATAGCACCCTTGAAACAGGAGGTGATAAATGTAGATCCTCACATTGTAATCTACCACAAAGTTATTAGTGACGAAGAGATCGCAAGACTCAAGCAGGACCCTGTAAGCAATCTCATCAAAAAGCGCATCCTTCGACGCATAACCGACATGACAGGATACCCTTCTGCACTCACAGATGACCTTAAAGTATCCGATCTCATTCCAGGATCTTATGATAAGCCTCTTGACAAATTCGTAGATGCGAACCAAACGggaacattaattttttttgtaagtcTAGTTCCATAGTATCTCTAATAACTCAAATGAACACCTGTGATTATTATGTACCTCTCAAATTTCAGCTTGATAATGTGGAACAAGGGGGTGCGACGGTGTTTCCAAAACTTGAAGTATCCATCTTTCCCCAAAAGGGCAGCTGCCTGTTTTGGTACAATATATTCGATAATGGATACCCAGATCCTCGCGTTGAAGCTTTGGAATGTCCAGTTCTCCAAGGAAATAAATTGGGTaactgcaataaaaagaaacttgtataattaaattatttaatgtattttcCTATCATtttcagttataaaaaaacaagtgCACAAATTAGGCAACATTTGCAGACCACAAaaaggatttttaaaatataaaatagataaataagaagtacaaaatattttccactttcttataaaaatatataaaaacattaattgtgtacaaacatttttaacagAAAAATAACATATCAAATCAATTCTGAccttaaaaaatctatttagcTCAACAAGGAACTGCAATTGTTTCTCCGAACGGGATTAGTTGTTAGTCAAAATGAGATCGTGCATTAGTTTACTTACCTTTCTCCTGTGCTTAGTACCAATCGTTGTAGAGGGTGACGAGGATAAACTCTTCGACGAAAGAAACGAACGATACAGCTCATCTACTGTGGGACTTCTTAAGTTACTCAAAGTGGAACAACAGTTCGCCGATATCCTCAtcaaatacgcagggcaactAGGAGAAAAAAGCCAATTGCTTCTATTGTAATTCAATAAGTTATAAATGGTTTATAGTGTTAGTAAAACATTGCCTGTTGTTAGGTTCTTCTCTGAAGTAGGCTTTCATTTAAAGCGCAGCTCCAAGGAGAAGGAGGAATATGTTTCCAATCCATTAAACGCGTTTTCCCTTCTAAGACGCACCAGCGAAGATTTGCCAAAATGGTATGCGTATTTTGAGGATGTAATTAAAAAGGGTGAGTTCTTGGCTTTGAAGTACCCACATATTGCTTAGCTAGACATATAAACACAGTAATAAGTTACTCTAGACGTagtaagttatatttttatacatataattAGCAGATGACCTAAGTGTACTGGACGATCTAGTAAAAAAGGTGCCAAATAAGGTGGATCTAGACTCAGCAATACAGGGAATTCAACGTATAGAGCGAATATATGACTTACAAATTGATGATATGGCGGAAGGACTTCTGCATGATAAGCAGTATAAGTAAATTTAGATTCCattaaaattataacattttaacgaAAATCCTTTCCGTAGTGCTCGACTTTCTTATCGCGACCTCATAGCCATGGGAAATATGATGTACCATCAGCGCGAGTATCAAACAGCGGCCAAATGGTATCGTATTGCCTGCCAACGCGAACTGGAAGATCTTGATAGATCATTAAATGAGGTTCTGGGAAACCCTTCCGAATACCTCCACCGACAACACATAAAGGCTCTTTTTATAAGTGGTAATGGATTTCTATAAGCTCAACGTTCTTTATATTTTGCCAAATTGTGTTCAATTTTAGCCAGTACTCGATTAGACCCTTCAAAGCCTGCTGAAGAAGCCTTTACTACGGCTGAGAAAGCTGTGGCAGAGACCAGTAAAGAAGATGTGGataattttatgtttaatCTCAATGACCCCGAAAACGATCTTATAATAAAGAAACAACTCTATCAGACGAAAAGGAGTCCGTCAAACTTTGAAATCGGATGTCGAGGACTGTATCGTCGAAAACGAAACCTTGTCTGTCGCTACAACTTCACTACTACACCGTTCCTGCGACTGGCCCCTCTTAAGTTTGAGGAAATCAACTTGGATCCCTATATCGGCATGTATCACGAGGTTCTGTACGATTCGGAAATCGAGGAACTTAAAGGGCAATCCACAAACATGGTTAATGGTTATGCGGACCAGAGGAATGGGACAGAAATCAGACAAACAGTGGCCCGACATGCCTGGTGGTCGGATACCTCTCCAGTGCGAGAGCGCATCAACCAGCGCATTATTGACATGACGGGATTCAACTTCTCGAAAACAGAGGAGATACAGATCGCGAATTATGGAGTGGGCACATATTTCAAACCGCACTTCGACTACACCGCCGATGGATTCGAAACTCCAGATGTTACTGCATTGGGGGATCGTATTGCcagcattattttttatgcgaGTTCGCActaattgcttaattagacAATTTTTAAGCTGTTGCATTTTGCAGGCCAGCGATGTTCCTCAGGGTGGAGCCACTGTTTTCCCAGATGTTAAAGTCTCCATCCTCCCACGCAAAGGCAGCAGTTTGTACTGGTTTAATTTGTTCGATGATGGAAGACCTGATGAAAGGAGTAAGCACTCAGTGTGTCCTGTAATTAATGGAGATAGATGGAGTAAGTAAACAGTGATTTTAGGAACTGTATTttagaatttgtttttttttttcagctCTCACGAAGTGGGTCCATTTGTTTCCTCAAATGTTTACAATGCCATGCAGTACTTAATTTGTcaacataaatataaaacaaaaaatatacccatgtataaatataaataaaataaatttcttttaaaaaatttaaaaattaataaaccttttgaaaatgtataactagttatttatttatggaatGTATTTCCTACTTCttagttttgcattttttaaaaaccgcACAGCCACCATGGCTAATATACCATGACATTGCTATTTTacttgataaataaaatataaacatatcaCATTAGTATACATAATCTAAGATGAAGTGGTTCGTTTTTCAGTTCagccttttatttattttccttccCCACAACTTTTGCCAAGAAGAAATAGAAAACCCTGaagaaaaaatgatatacaGTACTTCTGTGATGAGTATGGTGAAACTTATAGAAATGGAAGAATCGTTAAAAGCTAGCTTGCAAGTATACGTTCAAGAGATGCAATCAAAGTTGGATATGATTAAACTGTAAGTGTTAATAAGTTAATAATTCTAATTGTTCCTTAAGGAACGTATAAAGTAATCACTTTTAATTGTCAGGTTCAAAAAcatgttaattaaaatacattataaattaTCCGCTCATTGATATTTGTAGATTTCAAGAGTCATTAAAAAGGGAAACGCTGACCTCGCTGCACGATAAGGAAGAGTATATGGCCAATCCTTTGAATGCATTTCCCTTGCTCCGTCGCCTCAACCAAGATTGGCCCAAATGGCTGAGATATTTAAAACTGGCAATAGCTACCAAGAAAATCAAAGAAATGGAAGTGCAATTGCAATCAGCTCCAAGCGATGATGACCTTAGTGTTGCCCTTAAGGGTATGACTcgaattgaaaaattttacaatCAACATGCAGCCGACTTAACTAAGGGTTTGCTAAtgggaaaacaatttaagtgagtcgatattttaaattgcatttatattatattaaattaagaaatatgATGAACTAATTTACTCACTTAGCTCCCATTTGACTGCTCCCGATTGTTTTGCCCTAGGGGAATTCTACTACAATACAACGCAATATTCGAGATGCACCCACTGGTATCGCATGGCTTTAAGACTGCACTCCCTTCCCCAAGGCATGCTATACGAAAAAGTTTTGGGTTTGAAGCGGAAAaagatatacaaaaaatacggCAAGGCACTGCTCAAGGAATGTAAGTTCAGCTGAAGGATTATAACTCCCAATTCTATTCCCAACTTATTGCAGCCGTTGCCTCGGATAAAGCAAAAGCCACTCCGGCAGAGCAAACTGAATGGAACAGCTTGGCCAAAGAAGTCGTTAAGGAAGCCAACTACGATAACGTCAAGCAACTAATTGATGAATACCTATCAGCAGACGAGAAGATCTTCCAAGAAGAAGCCGCCAAGCAGAGGCGCAAGCCCTCTAAACTAGAGCGCGGCTGCCGCGGAGAGTGGCCTAAGAAATCCCCGCCAGAACTAACATGTCGATACAACGCGGACACGTCGGATTTTCTCAAGATAGCACCACTTAAGATGGAATTTTTAAGTATGCAACCCTTGGTAGTTCAGTACCATGACGTGCTCTACGAAAGCGAGTTCAAGTCGTTGCGAGACGTAGCCATATATAATGCCACCATGACTGATGGCTGGACCTATGTGGACTTTGACAAAAAAGGAAAGCCAAAGCCGCAGGACCGAGTGGTAAAAATGATGACCTTTCAGGGCACTGTCGCCCCTTTTACACTCAGTATTAATCGACGGATCGCAGACATGAGTGGTCTGAATATGCGAGAGAATATGGGTCTGTATCTGACCAACTACGGCCTGGGTGGTCATTTCGGTAAGCATGTGGACTATGTGGAGTTGGCCAAAAGACCAGTAAGTTGTTTTTAGAGTTCCTAAAAAATGGATATGTAAAATATCCTCCCTTTTTTACAGCCAGACTTTTTTTCTGACCTCGGGGGCGATAGAATAGCTACGGCGTTGCTCTATGTAAGTGTGTTTGTCATATCTatgatttaaaatgtaaaatgtagcCATGACTTAAACATAGTATATAATATGTGGATATTCCTTACATTTCTTTTCACTAGGCAACTGATGTTCCTTTGGGCGGAACCACTGTTTTCACCAAACTAAAGCTATACATAGAACCAAAAAAGGGCAACGCACTGATCtggtttaatttgaataatgCGGGAGATCCTGATCCGCTGACAGAACATTCCGTTTGCCCCGTCGTCATGGGATCGAGATGGAGTAAGAACACATATAAATTTgtagttaaaaatattatttaactaATCTATTTTCCCAGCAATATCCAAATGGATTCACGAGCGTCAGCAAGTATTCAAGAAACCCTGCCTCGCCTAATTTGCGAATGTAAAATTCTATTAAAGCCTCCATTAGCAAGGCATGCAAATAAATGGGGAGGAATCTCCCATTGGCGCACTTTGCTTCTTCAGTCTGGTGTCCCTTTCATTGTTTGCCATAAAAATAGCAAGTGCCACTAAATTCAGAGCCAGTATTGGCAGGGGAGCCTCCGAAAGGGGGTTTCAGCTTATGTGCTCGCCCCAAATACCATTTTGCGGAAGTGCACACTTCTGTAATGGAAAGAGGGCAGCTGCAGCAGTCAAGCAGGGCACGAAGGACAATAGCGGGCCGACGTACTTAAGCCAACTTTGTCTGCGCTGCATCCAGGAGCCAGATAAAGGGTGCAACCATGTGATTTAAGGCGGGCAACTAACAGTTTCATGAATATTTCAGAACAGGGATGCGAGACATCGCTGACCCagatgaaattaaaaattacaattacgTTTTTTAGATCGACTTAGGAATTtgaaaggatttaaaaatcaattttccaattttaatgaaaaaaacaaacatgcGAAGTTCTAATTTAGCATTTTTCGAACCTAAATAGTCAGAgattaactaaaatgtattatttggCAGAATCCAAAATTTTAAGTATATTTTCAACCTCACGCTTTCCCTTAACTGAACTGCATCCGAGTTCCAAACAAAATTCACAAGCCAGGGAGGAAACGCAGAGGCTTCAAAAGTGTTACACTAATTGGAACATTTTTAGAGTGGCGTCCTTAAGCTGGTCACTAATACACGGCCAAGTTGATCTGGAACTTGAAATGAGTTTAAAGGCAACGTGGTTTAGGGAGCGACCAAAGCGAAACGAAATCAGCATGAAAGCAATTGTCCAAGTTATTCCAAAGTGCCCGCAGGCAAAAGACACTCGCAAACCGAGGCAACTGGAGGACAACTGGCAAAATAGAAACTGAGACCGGGACAGAATCCTCTTGCTGTCGCCGTCAACGGAGCCGTAGCTGTTTTTGAAACGGGTTAAAGGGGaag
This window of the Drosophila biarmipes strain raj3 chromosome 3L, RU_DBia_V1.1, whole genome shotgun sequence genome carries:
- the LOC108028135 gene encoding prolyl 4-hydroxylase subunit alpha-1, with amino-acid sequence MIYSTSVMSMVKLIEMEESLKASLQVYVQEMQSKLDMIKLFQESLKRETLTSLHDKEEYMANPLNAFPLLRRLNQDWPKWLRYLKLAIATKKIKEMEVQLQSAPSDDDLSVALKGMTRIEKFYNQHAADLTKGLLMGKQFNSHLTAPDCFALGEFYYNTTQYSRCTHWYRMALRLHSLPQGMLYEKVLGLKRKKIYKKYGKALLKESVASDKAKATPAEQTEWNSLAKEVVKEANYDNVKQLIDEYLSADEKIFQEEAAKQRRKPSKLERGCRGEWPKKSPPELTCRYNADTSDFLKIAPLKMEFLSMQPLVVQYHDVLYESEFKSLRDVAIYNATMTDGWTYVDFDKKGKPKPQDRVVKMMTFQGTVAPFTLSINRRIADMSGLNMRENMGLYLTNYGLGGHFGKHVDYVELAKRPPDFFSDLGGDRIATALLYATDVPLGGTTVFTKLKLYIEPKKGNALIWFNLNNAGDPDPLTEHSVCPVVMGSRWTISKWIHERQQVFKKPCLA
- the LOC108027979 gene encoding prolyl 4-hydroxylase subunit alpha-1, with translation MRSCISLLTFLLCLVPIVVEGDEDKLFDERNERYSSSTVGLLKLLKVEQQFADILIKYAGQLGEKSQLLLLFFSEVGFHLKRSSKEKEEYVSNPLNAFSLLRRTSEDLPKWYAYFEDVIKKDDLSVLDDLVKKVPNKVDLDSAIQGIQRIERIYDLQIDDMAEGLLHDKQYNARLSYRDLIAMGNMMYHQREYQTAAKWYRIACQRELEDLDRSLNEVLGNPSEYLHRQHIKALFISASTRLDPSKPAEEAFTTAEKAVAETSKEDVDNFMFNLNDPENDLIIKKQLYQTKRSPSNFEIGCRGLYRRKRNLVCRYNFTTTPFLRLAPLKFEEINLDPYIGMYHEVLYDSEIEELKGQSTNMVNGYADQRNGTEIRQTVARHAWWSDTSPVRERINQRIIDMTGFNFSKTEEIQIANYGVGTYFKPHFDYTADGFETPDVTALGDRIASIIFYASDVPQGGATVFPDVKVSILPRKGSSLYWFNLFDDGRPDERSKHSVCPVINGDRWTLTKWVHLFPQMFTMPCST